In Papaver somniferum cultivar HN1 chromosome 1, ASM357369v1, whole genome shotgun sequence, a genomic segment contains:
- the LOC113284276 gene encoding transcriptional corepressor SEUSS-like: protein MMPSGPPTPVVGGGSQSVSSSLLRSSSSILGGTQGNQMASQSAFPSLVPPRAQSNINNMNFLGNMSNVSSLLNQSFGNGMSSSGISGSASFQHGGGLDTGAESDPLSSVGNVMGYTASPSPFTQSNGMNSNCSSQGNGPQFPGRPINQLMQDQNQSQQLEAQRFQHGQQSLQKGSILNGRKQQPYLSNQSGIGNLSAVKIEPQMSSDRNGLQQHQLQSMRNLGHVKLEQQQIQNIRGLNPVKMESQHTDQSLFLQQQQQQQQQHQQQQQQQQQQQQQQQQQQQQQHQQQQQQQQQQRQQQQLQISRQSSQAAAAAQMNILQQQRILQIQKQQQQQQQQQQLPKALPLQRPQLQQQQFQQQNLPMRTAAKPAYEPGLCARRLTHYMYDQQRRPADNNIEFWRKFVAEYFAPHAKKRWCVSMYGSGRQTTGVFPQDVWHCEICHRKPGRGFETTVEVLPRLCKIKYDSGTLEELLYVDMPREYLNQSGQIVLDYAKAIQESVFEQLRVVRDGQLRIVFSQDLKICSWEFCARNHEELIPRRLMISQVGQLGAVAQKFQAVSQNGSSDLSAKDLQNNCNMFAASARQLVKSLEVPLVNDLGYTKRYVRCLQISEVVNSMKDLIDYSRETGTGPMESLINFPRRTSAATSGQQSQCQQPDDQQQNQQQPQQVMAQNSNTDQTSILVNNNSLHLTSSSNGVVGVNNSSLNSASTSNSPASTLVGLLHQNSVKPKQEPNPLMTNPSSPYGGGTTMQIPSAGSSTSIPQAQAQLNNNNPSSPFQSPTISTSNNNPLQQNSPGAVTTAAPTAAAALMNSSANSSANVSMQQPAQSNEADTNDTESSVQQIIQEMMMSSQLNGGIVGSLGNDIKPINGMSHISNAALNIGNSMLGNGMANDNSLIGGGGMGFGNIGGGGGANRTAMRSSNPAPNGRVGTVSVPPLQQQDNIGNQLLSGLESLNNFSNLQFDWASSP from the exons ATGATGCCGTCGGGGCCTCCAACTCCTGTTGTTGGTGGAGGATCCCAGTCGGTTTCATCTTCGCTTCTGAGGTCATCCTCAAGCATTTTAGGGGGGACTCAAGGGAACCAAATGGCTTCACAGTCTGCATTTCCTTCTCTTGTTCCACCGCGTGCTCAATCAAATATTAATAACATGAACTTTCTTGGTAACATGTCAAATGTTTCCTCGCTTCTCAATCAATCCTTTGGGAATGGAATGTCAAGTTCTGGAATTTCTGGTTCAGCGAGTTTCCAACATGGTGGAGGTCTTGATACGGGAGCGGAGTCTGATCCACTATCTAGTGTAGGCAATGTCATGGGTTATACTGCTTCTCCTTCACCGTTCACACAGTCAAATGGAATGAACTCGAATTGTTCAAGTCAAGGTAATGGGCCGCAATTTCCTGGGCGTCCTATCAATCAGCTAATGCAAGATCAAAATCAGTCTCAACAGCTCGAAGCTCAGAGATTCCAGCATGGTCAGCAATCACttcaaaaaggctctattcttaATGGTCGGAAACAGCAACCTTATCTATCAAATCAAAGTGGGATAGGAAATCTGAGCGCTGTGAAGATAGAGCCGCAGATGAGCAGTGACCGGAATGGGTTACAACAGCACCAGTTACAGTCCATGCGCAACCTAGGTCATGTGAAACTGGAGcaacaacagattcaaaataTAAGAGGCTTGAATCCTGTCAAAATGGAATCTCAACATACAGATCAGTCATTGTttcttcagcagcaacaacagcagcagcaacaacatcagcagcagcaacagcaacaacagcaacaacaacagcagcagcagcagcaacaacagcagcaacatcagcaacaacagcaacaacaacagcaacaacgacaacaacaacaactccaaATTTCGAGGCAGTCTTCTcaggctgctgctgctgcccagATGAATATCTTACAACAACAGCGTATCTTGCAAATAcaaaaacaacagcagcagcagcaacaacaacagcaactccCAAAAGCCCTTCCACTACAACGTCCACAGTTACAGCAGCAACAGTTTCAACAGCAAAATTTGCCTATGAGAACTGCTGCAAAGCCAGCATACGAACCTGGGTTGTGTGCTCGTCGTTTGACACACTACATGTATGACCAACAACGCAGGCCGGCC GATAACAACATTGAATTCTGGAGGAAATTTGTGGCCGAGTACTTCGCTCCTCATGCGAAGAAGAGGTGGTGCGTCTCTATGTATGGAAGTGGCCGACAAACAACTGGAGTTTTTCCTCAG GATGTGTGGCACTGTGAGATATGTCATCGTAAGCCAGGAAGGGGTTTTG AAACAACTGTCGAAGTTTTACCGAGGCTTTGTAAAATTAAGTATGATAGTGGTACATTGGAAGAACTTCTTTATGTAGATATGCCTCGTGAATATCTGAATCAATCTGGTCAAATTGTTCTTGATTATGCGAAAGCTATTCAAGAAAGTGTGTTTGAGCAGTTACGTGTAGTTCGAGATGGTCAATTACGCATTGTTTTCTCTCAAGATCTAAAG ATCTGTTCTTGGGAGTTTTGTGCTCGGAATCATGAAGAGCTCATCCCTAGAAGACTTATGATATCCCAG GTTGGCCAGCTAGGTGCAGTGGCTCAAAAATTTCAGGCTGTTTCGCAGAATGGGTCGTCTGACTTATCTGCCAAGGATTTACAAAATAACTGCAATAT GTTTGCTGCATCAGCACGGCAGCTGGTTAAATCGTTGGAGGTGCCATTAGTGAACGATTTGGGATACACAAAACGCTATGTTCGCTGTCTTCAG ATATCTGAAGTGGTTAATAGTATGAAGGATTTGATCGATTATAGCCGGGAAACAGGAACTGGACCTATGG AAAGCTTGATTAACTTTCCACGGAGGACTAGCGCTGCTACATCTGGGCAGCAAAGTCAATGTCAACAACCTGATGATCAGCAACAAAATCAACAGCAACCGCAACAAGTCATGGCTCAGAATTCGAATACTGATCAGACTTCCATCCTAGTTAATAATAACTCCTTGCATCTTACTTCTAGCAGCAACGGTGTTGTTGGTGTAAATAACAGTTCTCTCAACTCTGCATCAACTTCCAACTCTCCCGCCAGTACCTTGGTTGGGCTTCTGCATCAAAACTCTGTTAAGCCAAAGCAAGAACCAAACCCCCTGATGACCAATCCGAGCAGTCCCTATGGTGGTGGGACCACAATGCAGATTCCTTCTGCTGGCTCATCAACTTCTATACCTCAGGCCCAAGCTCAACTTAACAATAATAACCCATCCTCACCATTTCAATCACCGACAATATCCACATCTAACAACAACCCCCTTCAGCAGAACTCTCCTGGTGCAGTAACAACAGCAGCGCCtactgcagcagcagcactcATGAATTCTTCGGCAAATTCATCAGCAAATGTTTCCATGCAGCAACCAGCTCAGTCTAATGAGGCTGATACGAATGATACAGAAAGTTCTGTTCAGCAAATCATACAAGAAATGATGATGTCTTCCCAATTAAACGGAGGGATTGTTGGTTCTTTAGGAAATGACATTAAACCCATAAATGGGATGTCTCACATAAGTAATGCAGCCCTCAATATTGGAAACAGCATGTTAGGGAACGGGATGGCAAACGACAACTCGTTAATTGGTGGTGGTGGCATGGGTTTTGGCAacataggtggtggtggtggtgcaaaTAGAACAGCCATGAGAAGTAGCAACCCAGCGCCGAACGGAAGAGTAGGAACAGTTTCAGTTCCCCCTCTTCAGCAACAAGATAATATTGGAAACCAGCTTCTAAGTGGTCTTGAATCTTTGAACAACTTCAGTAATCTTCAATTTGATTGGGCATCATCCCCTTGA
- the LOC113284287 gene encoding SNARE-interacting protein KEULE-like, whose translation MCHDLLNTDWNEYVHKVKPKSGHKFSFMQRLLKDEQNYQRDRTKRFWEAGAGSCIWRRWAKRCDKFSSDATRENKLGLMMIHSVAYPENFEGEKGLKLMQLAGLSQDDMNAVNNMRLLDDTLATERKSKGDFSLNFGSQKKKHAI comes from the coding sequence ATGTGCCATGACTTGCTAAATACAGACTGGAATGAATACGTCCATAAGGTAAAACCAAAGAGTGGACATAAGTTTTCCTTCATGCAGAGATTGCTGAAAGATGAGCAGAATTATCAAAGAGATAGGACAAAGAGATTTTGGGAAGCCGGAGCAGGATCTTGTATTTGGAGACGCTGGGCCAAGAGATGTGATAAATTTTCTTCGGATGCAACTCGTGAAAACAAATTGGGTTTAATGATGATACATTCAGTCGCTTATCCTGAGAATTTTGAGGGTGAGAAAGGTCTGAAGTTAATGCAGCTGGCAGGATTATCTCAAGATGACATGAATGCTGTAAACAATATGCGGTTGCTTGACGATACCTTGGCTACTGAAAGGAAATCCAAAGGGGATTTCTCTCTTAATTTTGGCAGTCAGAAGAAGAAGCATGCTAtctga